The following is a genomic window from Myxococcales bacterium.
TCAGAGCGCGAAAATTATTTTTATGCAACAGCAATAGATTGCTTTCTTTATGGATAATATCCTGCTTTAGTACCTCGCTCAATTTTGGCAGAGCATACCAAGGAATGCAAGGATATGCATGATGTTCGGCGTGAAATGGCATATTCCACATAATAAAATTTAGTAGTGACCCAAAGGATAAAGATCGAGTTCGTTCAAAAATACTGCCATCATGACTAAGACCGTCATGTTCTGCGGCTAAATAAAAACTTAAAAGGCTATGCCCCAATAATAACGCCATAAAAAAGCCATAATAATCAGAAGTAAAAATTAATCCTAAATGCAATAAAATAACGAACCGAGCTTCCCATTTCACTCGTGACCAATTTTTTTCATTTATAAATGGCAAAAATTTATTTTTGATGAAAGATCCGCGACCAATGGCTGCTGCGATTAACATTGAAATTTTCATAAGCAGCAAAGGAAGTCCCGTTAAAAAAGATAGATACATAAACCACGAAGAGGATATTTGAGCAACAGGTTTTCCCAATAGAGTTACTTCAGGATCGAGTAAAACTTTGTGAGTGTATCGGTGATGAGCAGCATGAAAATCTCTAAAAAGAGAAGGAGAATAAAAAATAGGCACAGATACTAAAAAACAAACAATATCGTTAATCTTCTTTTGCAGAAAAGTAGTTCTATGAGCAGTTTCATGTGTAATAGCAAATAGACTCATGCTAAAAATGGCCACAAAAAAAAATGCAATCCAGTAAATTATTGAAGCTTTATCCTGAGGCCACAAAATTGTTATGGCACTAAGGCAAAAAAGTAAATACTGCTGAAAAAATCGTTTATAAGACAAAGCGTTATCGTTTGCTTTGAATTCCGATAATGTTTGCTGATCAAGCTTATGACTATGATAAAAATTTTCTCTCATAAAAAATCAATATTCATAAATTTCACGTTCATAAAATACCAGCAAGGCAATTTTTTCATAAGAAAAAACCTCGCTCCCCCCCTGTTTAACAGCTAAAAATTTTTATTATGCAACCTCATTTTCTCAGCACTATTTTATATCTTAAGAGATTTTCTACACTTACTCATCAATAGCAATATTTTATTTTCAAAATGATTTTTAACATTCTTTGATATCGACAATAATTTTTCTTCATCAAAAGTTAACAGCACAATTTCTTCAGGTAGCTGTTCGGCACATTGAGCAACTATTTCACTGTAGCTATGAATAGTAACTCCCCACATATTGAAAAAAAAGAAATTTACTGTTTGATACTTTCCTATTTTTGAAGTTCTTTGCTGCTCTCACTCTTAACTTGTTGTTATTGATAATCAATGTTATCGAAAAAATAAAAAAAATCCTTTGCCAAGGAGCAATGCATGAAATCACGAGCTGCCATCGCTTTTGAAAAATCCTCTCCTTTAGAAATTTGTGAAATAGATGTTGAT
Proteins encoded in this region:
- a CDS encoding fatty acid desaturase encodes the protein MRENFYHSHKLDQQTLSEFKANDNALSYKRFFQQYLLFCLSAITILWPQDKASIIYWIAFFFVAIFSMSLFAITHETAHRTTFLQKKINDIVCFLVSVPIFYSPSLFRDFHAAHHRYTHKVLLDPEVTLLGKPVAQISSSWFMYLSFLTGLPLLLMKISMLIAAAIGRGSFIKNKFLPFINEKNWSRVKWEARFVILLHLGLIFTSDYYGFFMALLLGHSLLSFYLAAEHDGLSHDGSIFERTRSLSFGSLLNFIMWNMPFHAEHHAYPCIPWYALPKLSEVLKQDIIHKESNLLLLHKNNFRALINKNQTKQS